The Diceros bicornis minor isolate mBicDic1 chromosome 14, mDicBic1.mat.cur, whole genome shotgun sequence genome segment GACATGCCCTGGAAGAGGCAACCAGACGTGAGACCCAGAGATCCTTCTCCGCCTTCACCCTCCTCTCCCGGTGGGGTTGGAGGCCCAAGGACCTCGCTCTGAGTCAAGACCCTCAAAGGCTCTTCACACTTGACCTCATCTTCCTCTCCCCTCTTTTAGGCCTGCCTCCCAccatccctacacacacacacagacacacacacctgtgCTGCCTCCCCACACCTCATCCTTTCAAAAAGGTCTGCCGTTGCCCTTTGAACGTATAGTCCTTTTCCAGGACATAAGTTTGTCTGGGCTCTCTCCCCTCACTGAGGCTGGGCACACTCACCCCCCGTATCCAGGCCCACTCCCTGCTTTGGGGTTCTCTCTAGGGCTTGTGTCTTTCCTTGGTGGGAAGAGGGCACAGGCAAGGCAGGGAAGACGCTTTGTTCTGTAAAAAATATTTCTGCCAGCTTCCTAGCTCTTCTCCCCGGAGACAACATAGTATTTATTTCCTCTATCTTTCCAGAGATAATGCATACATGTACAAgcaaatatacatacaaatatatcctcctctcctccacctctgCTTTTCACACAGGCAGTAGTATATTTCATATACGCTATTCTGCACCTTGccttttttacttaataatataCCTTGGAGATCATTTTAGTTCGGTCTGTAAAGAGCCATCACATTCTTTGTTTTACAGTCGCATAACAGTCCACTGAATGGCCATGTCCATTTATTCAACTGCTCCCTACTGGTGAATGgttaggttgtttctagtttttttgctatggaaaataattttaaacatttttacattAAAGCAAACATGGATTTATTACCAAGTACAAAATTCatacaaatttgaaaaataaaatctaagacTTCTGCTGCTTGAGAATATCCCCCTAGGTTTCCCAGGGGCTTCTGACTGATCTCCTTTGCTAGAAGGGCACTTAGGTGGAGAAATGTGGGAGGCAACTGTCTTAGAATGCGCCAGGCACTGAAGATATAGAGACCAAGAAATATGGGCCTTGTTGTGAGAAGCTccttctccagggagagaagcaTTCGTGCACACAGTAAGGGCCTTAAATGCCACACAGGCAGCCTGATGGAGGTCCAGATAGGTGCCCTGTGGGCTCAGAGGAAAGACAGGGCAATCACCACCCCCCAAAAGTCTTCTGCTACCTCCTCTAAACCCCCCCAGTTCTGTACATCCTGAGTTCTCCCTGCACAAGTGCTTAGGCCTCCACGGGGGCTGCCACCCTGGAGCACTGCTGTCTAAGGCTGAGGCAGGACCCTGATGGGCAGGCCCTGGCCATTATAAATGTCCTGATTGCCACAGAAAGTCAGATCACTCAGGAGGGGAGGAGTGCAGATAGCAAtcgagaaagaaaggaagaggccAAGGAAGGAAGctcccagggctggtcttcaaATCACAGCCGTACCAGCAGACACGCTTAGATACATGCAGGCCCGGCCCCAGCAGGGATGAAGGACAAGCAGAATCCAACCTTGGCAAACCGGTTGCTGCCGGTCCTCTCCTTGTGCAGGCTATAGTCCAGGAGCCTCTTGCAAATGGTCTCGGTGACTTCGATTAACCGTAAGTCCCTGCCGAGACAGCAGCACGAGAGGGCCTGAGTTCCCCTCCTAGCCCCAGTGGGTTAGTGGTCCGTCCCTCCAGCCCTGCTACCCCAACATCTGCGCATCTCACCAACGGGaagtcagagctggaaggaagataggtCATCTGGTCTGGGGGCTCTGAAATGCTGGAACACAGACCAGAGAGACAAAATTTTAACGGCTCTATGGGaaggaatttttttaataaagctaAATAATTCAGTATCCTGATTTTTTAATAAAGCAAAGTACattaaatttttatgttaaaatatcattttactttgaaaggatGGTCATAGCTGATGGACgtatttgttggtttgtttttaatatttatactttGCAAAATTAAAACTCGGTAATCCTATGTtactagtatttttaaaaattgcattggtCCATGAAATCCAAGAGTCCGGGAATCACTGATAAGGTCCAACAGTCttgcttttacagatgaggcatctGAAGCCCAGAGGAGTTAAGGGATTTATGAAGGCCACACAATTAGCTGCGAGTAGAACCAGTGGGCAAACTTAGGTCTCAGTTAGAGCTGCCTCCCTTTGGTGGGTTTGCCTAgctggaagggagaagggaactcCAAGCCGCTGAAGCTTTGAAGAACAAAGCAGGCCCGGCCAGTGGGGCCCCCATTCACTTACGACTTGGTGTATTTGACTCCGGAGGCCTTCCGGTCCAGGATGCCATAGCCAGTGTCAATCACCTCCTTGGTCTTGCCAGTTTCCTCAAAGGCTGACTTCAGCTCCACAGCGACATATTTACACACTGGGGGAGGGAGACACAGCACAGCCTACTGAGTGCACATGAGTCTTTGATGGGAGCCAGCTCCCAGCAAAACAGGCTCAAGCAGCCGCCTCTCCTAGACTGGGTCAACACCCGGGGCAGGGAAGGAGTTAGCAGCAGACCACCAGTGGAGTTCACTGGGTGAAACCTGGCTCCAAGATCCACTCTTGGCCCTTATCCTACTGACATCATTTCTCCCAGCTCCTTCCTGTCCCTGCCCCCTGtaatcattttacttttaaaattttcaaacatataaaaaagCTGAAAGAGTACAATGAATAACTATATATCTTCCACTCATAGTCAACAGCTGTTAATAATTTACCACAATCTCTCTCCAACGCACAAAGTAATGGGACAATACGATAATATATCTCAACAACATACACACTGTTTTTGCTAAACCATTTTGaaagttgcagacatcatgacCTGTCACCCCTAAACATGTCATCAGGCAGCTTCGGAGAACAAGGACCTTCTCCTACCTAACCATAAAACAATTATGATACCcggaaaattaacaataattccagTATCATCCAATACTCAGTCCATGTTCAAATTTCCCCACTTGtccccaaaatatcttttatgaCCGTTTTATTACTTGATTTCACATGTTGTTCCAACACCAGCTCTCTATTCCTACCATGTTAATTTGCTCTATCCCCTCCAGAAGCCTTGTTTCTGCTGTTtctggacatttattttctcatttcctcttacTCTTCCTCTAACAGTTATTAAGCGACTCCTGTATGTCAGGCACTGCCTGGGATACAGAGACGAAAACAAGGTCCCCCCCCGTCCGGATATTCAGTCTAATAGAGCAGAAAGAAGGGTAAACAAATAATTACCACTGGTAAGGAGTGCTACCGATGAAA includes the following:
- the CNPY3 gene encoding protein canopy homolog 3 isoform X2, whose protein sequence is MEPLPELAPRLGPRCLLLLPLLLLQPAPELGPSQAQAEETDWVRLPSKCEVCKYVAVELKSAFEETGKTKEVIDTGYGILDRKASGVKYTKSISEPPDQMTYLPSSSDFPLGLTVNRSHRDHLQEAPGL